A single window of Nicotiana sylvestris chromosome 3, ASM39365v2, whole genome shotgun sequence DNA harbors:
- the LOC104233058 gene encoding methylesterase 17-like, producing the protein MGEESVDIRLEIEKAKVPLPPQPQRTHFVLVHGIGGGGWCWYKIRSLMENSGYKVTCLDLKGAGIDQADPNTIISFDEYNKPLIDFLSSTLPDSEQVILVGHSAGGLSVTDATHKFAKKVKVAVYIAATMLRTGFVTTQDVKDGVPDLSDFGEFADVYDIGFGSGPEQPPTSIVIKKSLQRKIIYQISPLEDSTLATMLLRPGPIQALQSARFKEGGEGAERVPRIYIRTARDRVMKPEQQDAMIRKWQPQHVCTLESDHSPFFSAPFTLFGLFVKVAASF; encoded by the exons ATGGGAGAAGAATCTGTAGACATAAGGTTGGAAATAGAGAAGGCGAAGGTGCCACTGCCACCACAGCCACAACGAACCCATTTCGTCCTAGTACATGGAATAGGGGGAGGAGGGTGGTGCTGGTACAAAATTAGGTCTCTTATGGAGAATTCCGGCTACAAAGTCACATGTCTTGACCTTAAAGGTGCTGGAATCGACCAAGCTGATCCGAACACCATTATTTCTTTTGATGAATACAACAAGCCTCTCATCGATTTTTTGTCATCTACTTTGCCTGATAGTGAACAG GTAATATTGGTAGGACATAGCGCTGGAGGACTGAGTGTTACGGATGCAACCCATAAATTCGCAAAGAAAGTAAAGGTGGCAGTGTATATAGCAGCAACCATGTTGAGAACTGGTTTTGTGACTACACAAGATGTTAAAGAT GGAGTCCCCGATTTATCAGATTTTGGAGAATTTGCTGATGTATATGACATAGGATTCGGATCAGGACCCGAACAACCTCCAACCAGTATAGTTATTAAGAAAAGTTTACAACGCAAAATTATTTATCAAATCAGCCCCCTTGAG GATTCAACATTAGCGACAATGTTGTTGAGACCAGGACCAATTCAAGCGTTACAAAGCGCGCGATTCAAAGAAGGCGGCGAGGGAGCAGAGAGGGTGCCTCGAATATACATAAGAACGGCGCGTGATCGAGTGATGAAGCCGGAGCAGCAAGACGCAATGATCAGAAAATGGCAACCGCAACATGTGTGCACCTTGGAAAGTGATCATAGCCCATTCTTCTCTGCTCCTTTCACGCTATTCGGTCTGTTTGTCAAGGTTGCTGCTTCTTTTTAG